One window of the Nocardia huaxiensis genome contains the following:
- a CDS encoding NTP transferase domain-containing protein codes for MTTVDAIVLAGGRASRMGGVDKPAIVVGGQSMLDAALAAVAGCARTVVVGPHRPELPAEILQAQEIPAGAGPVSAIAAGVGVLEGCEFPAGLIVVLAADMPFLTAHAVNELLSNARESGSDAVFAADESGRPQYLVGVWRRAALCEALNRLESLVNRPMKALVPVDTVTVRLAGVADCDTPDDVRHARAAAARSAAPLGLAEARELLRRNISRLPAHRTPVRSARGAALAEPLRAAEALPRFDVSAMDGYAVSGDGPWQLRRDIGFAGGQRPVGLLDGEAVRIATGAHVPDGTSTVVRDEFVEIAADGSLHRLPDSPIRDDVRRRGEDWMPGDELAPAGRPVTPALVSVAASAEVSTVTVRGPVRARIVMTGDEIRSDGPLYAGQTRDSIGPVLPDLLGWYGVATVDRVHLRDTANAFDEVLAAATDCDLLVIVGATGGGAADQLRAALDRAQSRMLVHRLRLRPGGSTVVAQLDSGPAVLGLPGNPYAAVATLLALIPALKEGLTGVDQTRPLIGPLANAAEIAGPVPRIVPAQALPEGGWLGDAALRTAHLAGLLDRDGLVIVPADAPDGAPVEFIPLRG; via the coding sequence GTGACGACTGTCGACGCGATTGTGCTCGCGGGCGGGCGCGCCAGCCGCATGGGCGGCGTGGACAAGCCCGCCATCGTGGTGGGCGGGCAATCCATGCTGGATGCCGCGCTCGCCGCCGTCGCCGGGTGTGCGCGAACCGTCGTGGTGGGACCGCATCGGCCGGAATTGCCGGCGGAAATCCTTCAGGCACAGGAGATACCGGCCGGGGCGGGTCCGGTGTCGGCCATCGCAGCCGGTGTGGGCGTACTCGAGGGGTGTGAGTTTCCGGCCGGACTGATCGTGGTGCTGGCCGCGGACATGCCATTCCTGACCGCACACGCAGTGAACGAACTCCTTTCCAATGCAAGGGAATCCGGAAGCGACGCGGTATTCGCCGCGGATGAATCCGGGCGGCCGCAATATCTGGTCGGCGTATGGCGCCGCGCCGCGTTGTGCGAGGCGTTGAATCGACTGGAATCACTGGTGAATCGGCCGATGAAAGCTCTCGTTCCGGTCGATACCGTGACCGTGCGGCTGGCCGGAGTCGCCGACTGCGACACCCCCGACGATGTGCGCCACGCCCGCGCGGCCGCGGCCCGGTCGGCGGCGCCGCTGGGCCTGGCCGAGGCGCGAGAATTGCTCCGGCGGAACATTTCCCGGCTGCCCGCCCACCGGACCCCGGTGCGATCCGCGCGCGGGGCGGCGCTGGCCGAGCCGCTGCGCGCCGCCGAGGCGCTGCCGCGGTTCGACGTGTCGGCCATGGACGGGTACGCGGTCAGCGGGGACGGGCCGTGGCAGCTGCGCCGCGATATCGGTTTCGCGGGCGGGCAGCGGCCGGTGGGACTGCTCGACGGCGAGGCCGTGCGCATCGCGACGGGCGCGCATGTGCCCGACGGCACCAGCACGGTGGTGCGCGACGAATTCGTGGAGATCGCCGCCGACGGATCACTGCATCGCCTGCCGGACAGCCCGATTCGCGATGATGTGCGCCGCCGTGGCGAGGACTGGATGCCCGGTGACGAGCTCGCGCCCGCCGGGCGGCCGGTCACCCCCGCGCTGGTGTCGGTCGCGGCGTCGGCCGAGGTGAGCACCGTGACGGTGCGCGGCCCGGTGCGGGCGCGAATCGTCATGACCGGCGATGAGATTCGCAGCGACGGCCCGCTGTACGCGGGGCAGACAAGGGATTCCATCGGTCCGGTGCTGCCGGATCTGCTCGGCTGGTACGGCGTGGCCACGGTCGATCGAGTCCACCTGCGCGACACCGCGAATGCCTTCGACGAGGTGCTGGCCGCCGCCACCGACTGCGACCTGCTGGTCATCGTGGGCGCCACCGGCGGCGGCGCGGCCGATCAGCTGCGCGCCGCCCTCGACCGCGCACAGTCCCGCATGCTGGTGCACCGCCTGCGCCTGCGCCCCGGCGGCTCCACCGTGGTGGCCCAATTGGACTCCGGGCCCGCGGTTCTCGGCCTGCCCGGCAACCCCTACGCCGCCGTGGCCACCCTGCTGGCATTGATCCCCGCCCTGAAGGAGGGCCTCACCGGCGTTGACCAAACCCGCCCGCTGATCGGCCCGCTGGCCAACGCCGCCGAAATCGCCGGTCCCGTACCGCGAATCGTCCCGGCGCAGGCCCTGCCCGAGGGCGGCTGGCTCGGCGACGCCGCCCTGCGCACCGCCCACCTGGCCGGACTCCTCGACCGCGACGGCCTGGTGATCGTCCCCGCCGACGCCCCAGACGGCGCACCGGTCGAATTCATCCCCCTACGAGGCTGA
- a CDS encoding ABC transporter permease, with amino-acid sequence MSEIVRDQAAVDTAKIGEREPNPENPLWRALRRGQGSAGLVLIVIIAGSGLAAGVLAKYDPLTQIPGANLLGASGEHWLGTDNLNRDLFSRVLYGIRSSLLIAFVAVPLGAVIGSLAGLLASVNTVTDVITQRLFDLILAFPTLIFAIALAAVTGPGAHAVIIVIVAAEIPIFGRQIRTAILAVREQAFVEAAEVIGAGTWWTLRKHVLPNVIEPLTVQLSLSLSLAVFVEAAMSFIGIGVRPPDPSLGSIIADSIADLDANPAFAVGPLLVVSGLTLGFLLIAQALGRARRIG; translated from the coding sequence ATGAGCGAGATCGTGCGCGACCAGGCGGCCGTCGATACAGCGAAAATCGGTGAGCGCGAGCCGAATCCGGAAAACCCGCTGTGGCGGGCCCTGCGCAGGGGGCAGGGTTCGGCCGGGCTCGTGCTGATCGTGATCATCGCGGGGTCCGGGCTGGCCGCGGGCGTGCTCGCGAAATATGATCCGCTGACCCAGATTCCGGGCGCCAACCTGCTCGGTGCGAGCGGGGAGCACTGGCTGGGCACCGACAATCTCAATCGCGATCTGTTCTCACGGGTGCTCTACGGCATTCGCTCCAGCCTGCTGATCGCGTTCGTGGCGGTGCCGCTGGGCGCGGTGATCGGCTCCCTGGCAGGGCTGCTCGCGAGCGTGAACACCGTCACCGATGTGATCACCCAGCGACTGTTCGATCTGATCCTGGCCTTCCCGACACTGATCTTCGCCATTGCCCTGGCCGCCGTCACGGGCCCGGGCGCGCACGCGGTGATCATCGTGATCGTGGCCGCGGAGATCCCCATCTTCGGCCGCCAGATCCGCACCGCCATCCTGGCCGTGCGCGAGCAGGCGTTCGTGGAGGCGGCCGAGGTGATCGGCGCCGGCACCTGGTGGACCCTGCGGAAACATGTGCTGCCCAATGTGATCGAGCCGCTGACCGTACAGCTGTCGCTGTCGTTGTCGCTGGCGGTGTTCGTGGAGGCGGCCATGAGTTTCATCGGCATCGGGGTGCGCCCGCCGGACCCGTCACTGGGGTCGATCATCGCCGACTCGATCGCCGATCTGGACGCCAATCCGGCGTTCGCGGTCGGACCGCTGCTGGTGGTCTCCGGCCTCACCCTCGGATTCCTGTTGATCGCCCAGGCTCTGGGCCGTGCCCGGAGGATCGGATGA
- a CDS encoding thiolase family protein, with product MRDAVIVAAVRSPIGRGKPGGALEHVHPVDLMAHSLRAVVRRTGIDPACVDEVIGGVVSQVGEQATNMTRRAALAAGLPESVAASTIDRQCSASQQALRFAAHAVIAGDCDVVIATGVESVSRIPMGTSLLDADNLVGSAFMERYPQGVPWQGISAELITARWGLSRAQLDDYALESHRRAAEATKNGLFDAELTGPIADLAFDEGIRYESSAQALNALPASFHNPAIARRFPEIQWRITAGNASQLGDGSAAVMVTTSERARQLGLKPLARIRSHIAVGDDPFLMLTAVIPATERALKQSGLSLSDIDLIEVNEAYASVILAWSQETGADLARVNVHGGAISLGHPLGASGVRITATLVHAMRARGARYGLQTMCESGGQANAMIIEAL from the coding sequence ATGCGGGATGCGGTAATCGTCGCCGCGGTGCGGTCACCGATCGGCCGCGGCAAGCCGGGCGGAGCGCTGGAGCACGTGCACCCCGTCGATCTGATGGCGCACAGCCTGCGAGCGGTGGTGCGGCGCACCGGAATCGATCCGGCGTGCGTCGACGAGGTCATCGGCGGCGTGGTCAGTCAGGTGGGGGAGCAGGCCACCAATATGACCCGGCGCGCCGCCCTGGCCGCCGGGCTGCCGGAATCGGTGGCCGCCAGCACCATCGACCGCCAGTGCAGCGCCAGTCAGCAGGCGCTGCGCTTCGCCGCGCACGCCGTGATCGCCGGGGACTGTGACGTGGTGATCGCGACCGGTGTGGAGTCGGTGAGCCGAATTCCCATGGGCACCAGCCTGCTCGACGCCGACAACCTGGTCGGATCGGCCTTCATGGAACGCTATCCGCAGGGCGTGCCGTGGCAGGGCATCAGCGCCGAACTCATCACCGCCCGATGGGGATTGAGCCGCGCCCAGCTCGACGACTACGCGCTGGAGAGCCATCGGCGGGCCGCCGAGGCGACCAAGAACGGGCTCTTCGACGCCGAACTCACCGGTCCCATCGCCGATCTGGCGTTCGACGAGGGCATTCGCTACGAGAGTTCCGCGCAGGCGCTGAACGCCCTGCCCGCCTCGTTCCACAACCCGGCCATCGCCCGCCGCTTCCCCGAAATCCAATGGCGCATCACGGCCGGCAATGCCAGCCAGCTCGGCGACGGCAGCGCCGCGGTCATGGTCACCACCAGTGAACGCGCCCGGCAGCTGGGTCTGAAGCCCTTGGCGCGCATCCGATCCCACATCGCCGTCGGCGACGACCCGTTCCTCATGCTCACCGCCGTCATCCCCGCCACCGAACGCGCGCTGAAACAATCCGGCCTGAGCCTGTCCGACATCGACCTCATCGAGGTGAACGAGGCCTACGCCAGCGTCATCCTGGCCTGGTCCCAGGAAACCGGCGCCGACCTCGCCAGGGTCAATGTCCACGGCGGCGCCATCTCCCTCGGACATCCGCTGGGCGCCAGCGGCGTTCGCATCACCGCCACCCTCGTCCACGCCATGCGCGCCCGCGGCGCCCGCTACGGCCTCCAAACCATGTGCGAATCCGGCGGCCAAGCCAACGCCATGATCATCGAAGCGCTGTGA
- a CDS encoding ABC transporter substrate-binding protein, producing the protein MNSSPGGLGRRHFLRNSGIVAAAIVGGAALAACTSAVNQQKGGGDDNAQPVRGGTLKYGVNVDLIPANILTNTGTTPYVIGLVFETLVRYPHDRLEPQPSLAKSWTLAPDGQSITLHLRDDVKFHSGRAFTSEDVEFSLRQYADPKWSAQLKSTAAAVTGFDTSDPHKITLTFAHPLGNLFDLLDTVPILDSESIDQLATGDKIIGTGPFRFTSRIPNSQLVFERNEHYWVPERPYLDRVELTVISDNQAQLNALKSGQIQLADGVSYRDNENLAKTAGFKTIVYEGAELQLYVGANVQDPTLADVRVRQAIAYALDRERIISEVFRGAGYPLNVPWPKGSPAFDDARNTRYSRDVAKAEQILSTLPKPGKLPLAYNTALATYAATAQIVQANLAEIGLEVELVPTDNGTFIKQLIGAQFPGLWITDHSWAQFVPSTLTVSAYPFNARKNASRYESPDYVKVADAAWKLPQSTGPDAQRAYQALSDQLLDGLFLIEIGVRYAQAAAGTTLHGFDWTKRRETVFTEAFLA; encoded by the coding sequence ATGAATTCGTCCCCCGGCGGTCTAGGCCGCCGCCATTTCCTGCGCAACTCCGGCATTGTCGCGGCCGCCATCGTCGGCGGCGCGGCGCTGGCCGCCTGCACCTCGGCGGTGAACCAGCAGAAGGGCGGCGGGGACGACAACGCGCAGCCGGTGCGCGGCGGCACACTGAAGTACGGCGTGAATGTGGACCTCATTCCGGCCAATATCCTCACCAATACCGGCACCACGCCGTATGTGATCGGGCTCGTGTTCGAGACGCTGGTGCGGTACCCGCACGACAGGCTGGAACCGCAACCGAGCCTGGCGAAGAGCTGGACTCTCGCGCCGGACGGGCAATCGATCACGCTGCACCTGCGCGATGATGTGAAGTTCCACAGCGGGCGGGCCTTCACCTCCGAGGACGTCGAATTCTCGCTGCGGCAGTACGCCGATCCGAAATGGTCGGCGCAGTTGAAGAGCACGGCGGCGGCCGTCACCGGTTTCGACACCAGCGATCCCCACAAGATCACGCTGACGTTCGCGCACCCGCTCGGCAACCTGTTCGATCTGCTCGACACGGTGCCGATTCTGGACAGCGAATCCATCGACCAGCTGGCCACCGGCGACAAGATCATCGGCACCGGGCCGTTCCGGTTCACCAGCCGGATTCCCAACTCGCAGTTGGTCTTCGAGCGCAACGAGCACTACTGGGTGCCGGAGCGGCCGTACCTGGACCGGGTGGAACTCACCGTCATCTCCGACAATCAGGCGCAATTGAACGCCCTGAAGTCCGGGCAGATCCAGCTGGCCGATGGCGTCAGCTACCGCGACAACGAAAACCTCGCCAAGACAGCCGGTTTCAAGACCATCGTCTACGAGGGCGCGGAACTGCAGCTGTACGTCGGCGCCAATGTGCAGGATCCGACCCTGGCCGATGTGCGGGTGCGGCAGGCCATCGCCTACGCACTGGACCGCGAGCGCATTATCAGCGAGGTGTTCCGGGGAGCCGGATATCCGCTGAATGTGCCGTGGCCCAAAGGTTCTCCGGCCTTCGACGACGCCCGCAACACGCGATACTCGCGAGATGTGGCCAAGGCCGAGCAGATCCTGTCCACCCTGCCCAAGCCCGGCAAGCTGCCACTGGCCTACAACACCGCACTGGCGACCTACGCGGCCACCGCGCAGATCGTGCAGGCCAACCTCGCCGAGATCGGCCTCGAGGTGGAGTTGGTGCCGACCGACAACGGCACCTTCATCAAACAGCTCATCGGCGCGCAGTTCCCGGGCCTGTGGATCACCGACCACTCGTGGGCGCAGTTCGTGCCGTCCACGCTCACCGTGAGCGCCTACCCGTTCAACGCGCGAAAGAATGCCTCCCGCTACGAATCTCCCGATTACGTGAAGGTCGCCGACGCGGCGTGGAAGCTGCCGCAGTCCACCGGGCCGGACGCGCAGCGGGCCTACCAGGCGCTCAGCGATCAACTCCTCGACGGGCTGTTCCTCATCGAGATCGGCGTGCGTTACGCCCAGGCCGCAGCCGGCACCACACTTCACGGATTCGACTGGACCAAGCGCCGGGAGACCGTCTTCACGGAGGCGTTCCTGGCATGA
- a CDS encoding dipeptide ABC transporter ATP-binding protein encodes MSEYTGPLLEIAELVVRFGDRTVVDGVHLRVGRGETVALVGESGSGKSLTARAVLGLLPDGTHAHGSIRLGGTEIAGMPDDELRVLRGTRAAMVFQEPHTALNPVQRIGTQIAQALRAHGPISKADARTRAIELLTLVDIPEAEQRLDWYPHQLSGGQKQRVVIALALSGEPDLLIADEPTTALDVTVQAEILDLLRELQRRKGTAILFITHNLGVVAEIADRVVVMNAGRVVEDQPVRDLFATPREDYTRTLLAAVPKLPEPEPESVREQVSVTSVPSPPVIPARLWPESTTGDGSRPKARRDDEGGARRDDDADVLRITDLDVVYRRRGRDFQALHQVSLSLAAREVVGLVGESGSGKSTLGRTALGLIPATAGEVVLQGVPLTGLSRRELRGLRRQVALVHQDATASLDPRRSLADSIGEPLLVHRAASGALLRAKVGDLLESVRLPRSYATRRPGELSGGQRQRVALARALALAPRLLVADEPTSALDVSVQAQVLELFADLRAEYGFACLFISHDLAVVNRVSDRVVVLRQGTIVETGTVEKVFGNPAQDYTRRLLAAVPIPDPARIRVDTSARVAVGA; translated from the coding sequence ATGAGCGAGTACACAGGTCCCCTGCTCGAAATCGCGGAGCTGGTGGTGCGTTTCGGCGACCGCACGGTGGTCGACGGCGTGCACCTGCGCGTCGGTCGCGGCGAAACCGTCGCGCTGGTGGGCGAATCCGGCTCCGGCAAGTCGCTGACCGCCCGCGCCGTGCTGGGACTGCTGCCCGACGGCACGCACGCACACGGGTCGATTCGGCTGGGCGGCACCGAAATTGCCGGAATGCCGGATGACGAGCTGCGGGTGCTGCGCGGTACCCGCGCCGCCATGGTGTTCCAGGAACCACACACCGCGCTGAACCCGGTGCAGCGCATCGGCACCCAGATCGCGCAGGCGCTGCGCGCGCACGGCCCGATCAGCAAGGCAGACGCGCGAACTCGCGCCATCGAACTGCTGACGCTGGTCGACATCCCGGAAGCGGAGCAGCGACTCGACTGGTATCCGCACCAACTGTCCGGCGGCCAGAAGCAGCGCGTGGTCATCGCGCTGGCCCTGTCGGGTGAACCGGACCTGCTCATCGCCGACGAGCCCACCACGGCGCTCGATGTCACCGTGCAGGCGGAGATCTTGGACCTGCTGCGAGAACTCCAGCGCCGCAAGGGAACCGCCATCCTGTTCATCACCCACAACCTGGGCGTGGTCGCCGAGATCGCCGACCGCGTGGTCGTGATGAACGCGGGCAGGGTGGTCGAGGACCAGCCCGTACGGGACCTGTTCGCCACACCGCGCGAGGACTACACCCGCACCCTGCTGGCGGCCGTCCCGAAACTCCCCGAGCCCGAACCGGAATCGGTACGGGAACAGGTATCCGTGACGTCCGTGCCCAGTCCCCCCGTCATTCCGGCGCGCTTGTGGCCGGAATCCACCACGGGCGATGGATCCCGGCCAAAAGCACGCCGGGATGACGAAGGTGGTGCACGCCGGGATGACGACGCGGACGTCCTGCGCATAACCGACCTCGATGTCGTCTACCGCAGGCGCGGCCGCGACTTCCAGGCCCTGCACCAGGTGTCGCTCAGCCTGGCCGCCCGTGAGGTGGTCGGCCTGGTCGGCGAATCCGGTTCGGGCAAGAGCACACTCGGCCGCACCGCCCTCGGCTTGATTCCCGCCACGGCGGGAGAGGTGGTGCTGCAGGGCGTTCCGCTCACCGGGCTGTCCCGGCGAGAGCTGCGCGGTCTGCGCAGGCAGGTGGCCCTGGTGCATCAGGACGCCACCGCCTCACTGGATCCGCGCCGCTCCCTGGCGGATTCGATCGGTGAACCACTGCTGGTGCACCGGGCCGCCTCCGGTGCGCTGCTGCGCGCCAAGGTCGGCGATCTGCTCGAATCCGTGCGTCTGCCGCGCTCCTACGCCACGCGGCGGCCGGGTGAGCTGTCGGGCGGTCAGCGTCAGCGTGTCGCCCTGGCGCGCGCCCTCGCGCTCGCCCCGCGGCTGCTGGTGGCCGACGAACCGACCAGCGCCCTGGATGTTTCGGTGCAGGCGCAGGTGCTGGAGCTGTTCGCGGATCTGCGCGCCGAATACGGATTCGCCTGCCTGTTCATCAGTCACGATCTGGCCGTGGTGAATCGGGTCTCCGATCGCGTGGTGGTGTTGCGCCAGGGGACGATCGTCGAAACCGGAACGGTGGAAAAGGTTTTCGGTAATCCCGCCCAGGATTACACCCGGCGGCTGCTCGCGGCCGTTCCCATTCCCGATCCGGCGCGGATTCGCGTCGATACTTCCGCTCGGGTCGCGGTCGGAGCATAA
- a CDS encoding helix-turn-helix domain-containing protein: MVADVGCGPYSGELEAPTFGNLLRRLRDQRGVSRERLAFNAGVSASYITHLEKGDRGNPTREVVEALSRYLDRLMPLSSSDHRQLIDLAGLDTGEFPEVSELRAAVTTEMRRVLDMHGPNLAAYVDIRGNLLACNDSWDAAFPGATLDGNMLRWFFSSDMAARVLVNWEADVRRTVYWMRGLIGRSGNTDGFLDLLRELGEFPAFRQAWAEGGVEFAPHVWTMHLRNPATGLRRRIVAQAGRLQNAVHPGQVVMVLGLPG, from the coding sequence GTGGTCGCCGATGTGGGATGCGGACCGTATTCCGGCGAACTCGAGGCCCCTACTTTCGGCAACCTGCTGCGCCGCCTGCGCGATCAGCGGGGCGTTTCCCGGGAGCGCCTGGCCTTCAATGCCGGGGTGAGCGCAAGTTACATCACGCATTTGGAGAAAGGCGACCGCGGCAACCCGACCCGCGAGGTGGTGGAGGCGCTGAGCCGATATCTGGACCGGCTCATGCCCCTCTCCAGCTCCGATCACCGGCAGTTGATCGACCTCGCCGGACTCGATACCGGTGAGTTCCCGGAAGTGTCGGAGCTGCGGGCCGCCGTCACCACCGAAATGCGCCGGGTGCTCGACATGCACGGCCCGAATTTGGCCGCCTATGTCGATATCCGGGGAAATCTGCTGGCCTGCAACGACAGTTGGGACGCCGCGTTTCCCGGCGCCACCCTGGACGGCAATATGCTGCGCTGGTTCTTCAGCAGCGACATGGCCGCGCGGGTGCTCGTCAATTGGGAAGCCGATGTGCGCCGGACGGTCTACTGGATGCGCGGGCTCATCGGCCGCTCCGGCAATACCGACGGTTTCCTGGATCTGCTGCGCGAACTGGGCGAATTCCCGGCATTCCGGCAAGCCTGGGCCGAAGGCGGCGTGGAGTTCGCCCCGCACGTGTGGACCATGCATCTGCGCAATCCCGCGACCGGCCTGCGGCGCCGGATCGTCGCCCAGGCCGGTCGGCTGCAGAACGCTGTTCACCCCGGTCAGGTCGTCATGGTCCTGGGTCTGCCCGGGTGA
- a CDS encoding AMP-binding protein, producing MLTTAVPAVPLRPVVLPADPEQAVDLLQREIERIHRDGRAIAPLTSAEQGQGLPETVPGSTAVVLSTSGSSGVPKRTMLSRSALRASARASSARLGGAGDWLLCLPAGFVAGFQVVSRAVLGGTRVLALGSGPFDAAGFAAATRRLGAGPRYTSLVPTQVKRLLGDPAGRAALARYDRVLIGGAPLDPDSDRRLREITGAVVTYGMTETCGGCVYDGLPLDGVRVRVADGVIHLGGDVLADGYLDAAAGEAGQFYTEDGQRWYRTADRGHWADGLLVPTGRLDDLINTGGVKVSALAVEQALGAMDSVDSAVVLGLPDPEWGEQVGAYVVPRAGCSADAAALCATVRERLGRAAVPKRIVVGETLPLLPNSKVDRRSVRARLLAAPPVTLGN from the coding sequence GTGCTGACTACCGCCGTTCCCGCCGTTCCGCTGCGGCCCGTGGTGCTGCCCGCGGACCCCGAACAGGCCGTCGATCTGCTGCAACGCGAAATCGAACGGATCCACCGGGACGGCCGCGCCATTGCCCCGCTCACCAGCGCGGAGCAGGGACAGGGGTTGCCGGAGACCGTGCCCGGCAGCACGGCGGTGGTGTTGTCCACCTCCGGTTCCAGCGGAGTCCCCAAGCGAACCATGCTGTCGCGCAGCGCATTGCGGGCCTCGGCGCGCGCCTCCTCCGCACGGCTCGGCGGGGCCGGTGACTGGTTGCTCTGTCTCCCAGCCGGTTTCGTGGCCGGATTCCAGGTGGTCTCGCGGGCCGTGCTCGGTGGCACCCGGGTGCTGGCCCTGGGCAGCGGGCCGTTCGACGCCGCCGGCTTCGCGGCCGCCACGCGCCGGCTCGGCGCGGGCCCGCGCTACACCTCGCTGGTGCCCACCCAGGTGAAGCGGCTGCTCGGCGACCCGGCGGGCCGGGCCGCACTGGCCCGCTACGACCGGGTACTGATCGGTGGCGCGCCCCTGGACCCGGACAGCGACCGGCGTCTGCGCGAGATCACCGGCGCGGTGGTCACCTACGGCATGACCGAGACCTGCGGCGGCTGCGTCTACGACGGCCTGCCGCTCGACGGCGTGCGAGTCCGGGTGGCGGACGGCGTGATTCACCTCGGCGGGGACGTGCTCGCCGACGGCTACCTGGACGCGGCGGCGGGCGAGGCCGGACAGTTCTACACCGAGGACGGGCAGCGCTGGTATCGGACGGCGGATCGCGGCCATTGGGCCGACGGGCTGCTCGTGCCCACCGGCCGCCTCGACGATCTGATCAATACCGGCGGTGTGAAGGTGTCCGCGCTCGCGGTCGAACAGGCGCTCGGCGCAATGGATTCGGTGGATTCCGCCGTCGTGCTGGGGTTGCCCGATCCGGAATGGGGAGAGCAGGTCGGCGCGTATGTCGTTCCGCGCGCGGGCTGTTCGGCCGATGCCGCGGCCCTGTGCGCCACGGTCCGGGAACGCCTGGGTCGTGCGGCCGTGCCCAAGCGGATCGTGGTCGGCGAAACCCTTCCGCTGCTGCCCAATTCGAAGGTCGACCGCCGGTCGGTGCGCGCGCGGCTGCTCGCCGCACCGCCGGTCACGCTCGGAAACTAG
- a CDS encoding ABC transporter permease: MSGYLLRRVPSALAVLFGASVLIFLLLRLVPGDPASTLAGPDATPETIAAIRHQLGLDRSIPAQYLTWLRGVVTGDLGRSYIIGGQISDLVGRGLTNTLVLTGSALLLAVVVSLAVSISAVLWNRPWLNAIVAAANTVAVAIPTFVTGVLLVLVFAVAIPILPAGGVPPDGFVAHPDIAVQYLLLPSVCLALPVTAALTRFLTEALRTELRKPYVLTARALGISHRQIVTRGALRNALPTLLTVLGIQTGHLLGGAVLVEAAFAWPGIGQLIEQGINRRDYPVVQALLLFSVVVFVAIQLLTDLVHAYLDPRIRLGGKA, encoded by the coding sequence ATGAGCGGGTACCTGCTCAGGCGCGTGCCCTCCGCGCTGGCGGTGCTGTTCGGCGCGTCGGTGCTGATCTTCCTGCTGCTGCGGCTGGTGCCCGGCGATCCGGCGAGCACCCTGGCCGGACCCGACGCCACACCGGAAACCATTGCGGCCATTCGACATCAGCTCGGATTGGACCGGTCCATTCCGGCCCAGTACCTCACCTGGCTGAGGGGCGTGGTCACCGGCGACCTCGGCCGGTCCTACATCATCGGCGGCCAAATCTCCGACCTGGTCGGGCGTGGGCTCACCAACACCCTGGTGCTCACCGGGTCCGCGCTGTTGCTCGCGGTGGTGGTGAGCCTGGCGGTGAGCATCTCCGCCGTCCTGTGGAACAGGCCGTGGCTGAATGCGATCGTGGCCGCGGCGAATACGGTCGCCGTCGCGATCCCGACCTTCGTCACCGGCGTGCTGCTGGTGCTGGTGTTCGCCGTCGCCATCCCGATTCTGCCCGCGGGCGGCGTCCCGCCGGACGGGTTCGTGGCGCACCCGGATATCGCCGTGCAATACCTGCTGCTGCCGTCGGTCTGCCTGGCGTTGCCGGTGACGGCGGCGCTCACCCGCTTCCTCACCGAGGCGCTGCGCACCGAACTGCGTAAGCCCTACGTGCTGACCGCACGGGCCCTGGGCATCTCACATCGGCAGATCGTCACGCGCGGCGCGCTGCGCAATGCGCTGCCGACCCTGCTCACCGTGCTCGGCATCCAAACCGGGCATCTGCTGGGCGGCGCGGTGCTGGTCGAAGCCGCCTTCGCGTGGCCGGGTATCGGACAGCTCATCGAACAGGGCATCAACCGCCGCGACTATCCGGTGGTGCAGGCGCTGCTGCTGTTCTCGGTCGTGGTGTTCGTGGCCATCCAGCTGCTCACCGATCTCGTGCATGCCTACCTCGATCCGCGAATCCGTCTCGGAGGCAAGGCATGA